A segment of the Triticum urartu cultivar G1812 chromosome 1, Tu2.1, whole genome shotgun sequence genome:
TTCTATATACGCCCTAGAGGATGATAGCGACCCTGACCTAAAAGTACCTCACATAGCCTACGACCCTCAGGTCACATACTCAAGTCCTTAACCGAGCTCCTTTCACCCAgtagatctctctctctctctctctctctctctctctctctctctcacacacacacacacacacacacaaacacaaacaaCCTTCTTAATTAAAGAGAGCAAGATGGGGGCATTCTCGGACCTATATTTTTGGAAACGAGTGGACTGATATGTCAATCAAGTAAAAAATCTAGAagtttttagaatttttttgcGGGGAGTAAGTGAGTTTTATTCCATAGCTATACGGTTATAATCTACTAATACAAGATGATGAATGAAACTAGGTCCCTACTACAACCAAGAAGCGGTGCTGCATGCTGTTAGATTTGAATGAACTTTTAGATGAATATGTCAAGCATCTCGGGTTATTGACTTATAGAAACTGAATTATCATAAATAAAATGAACTTATATCTGAACAATgttgtctgtttgaacttcaaaTCATATGTACACTTgattgtcaatattttttattctATTTGGAATTAATCATAGACTTAATATTTGTGAAATTCTTGTAGAATGCACTAGCTTTGATATTATATATTTACCCCTAGAATATCATATTTTTGTATCTATTTGTGGATAGTTCCGCCTTGTAAAAAAATTAAGATTTGTTTGTGAATTTCCCAATTGAAAAAAATGCAATTTGAATTTTAATTATTGCTACATTAGTTTGTTCTTAAACAATTATTGGTAGTAGCGAAAGTGCTAGATTATTTGAATGTCCAATTGTACTCTTATAACCTTGAACTAGCGATGACACGTAAATGGTCAAACTAGAGTCGACAACGATCAAAAGTCACAAGCTAGAATCCACTGCAGATCAAAAAATCCGGCCTATATATTCCTGTCATCACATTGCAAATGGCCTTCTCTGAAATAATAATGATAGAATGAAGATACATATGTCAACACGCCTTGTTTTGATTTTGTCAACCACTTGGAATGTGccctcaaaacaaaacaaaagttTTTCTATGCAGAAAGGAAGGTAGAATATTCTGTCTTGGTTTGTCCTTGGTGGCTAGCTAAGTTGGTTGGGCTGTGCCTCCAGCTGAACTACAGAAGTTTCTGTGCGAGAGTAGGCAGACACCACAACTTTTTTGTAGAAAGCAATACAATACAACTGAGGCACATATTTCCCTCACAAAATTAATCTCAGACACACATCACAATTTCTTAATAGGATTGGTCATGGAGATTCTAATGAGCAAATCCGTGCAAGTGAAACTAAACAACCTCACTCTTGTTGCAACCATAAAAGAGCTACCTATTCGCTGAGAAGGAAGTGAAACACTTAGTACCAGGAAGGAAATAGAGCCGAAATATACTGAGGGTGGCGCATGTTTTTGGATGGAACATGCGGAAACAGTGAATATAAGGGGATTACTTGGCCTCATACTAACATTATCAATCATATGTGAGATAGCAATTGTGGTAGGGAGTGTGTTGACACCAGTTTTTGACACAATAGAAAAGGTAATCAAGATGGCCTGAACTGAAAAATTGTCCAATATGAAAAATCTCGGTATGCTCAAAATGAACAACTTTGTTCTTTGGATCATTGCCATCCGATCTTATCTCTGGGGCCGAAAATGTGCTCAGACTGCTGAGATTTGGCATTCAGAGTACTGTTTGGCCGATTACGCCTCCAAGACGACCTCAGATGTAAATCTACATAGATATGGATCCTCGTTGCTCATCTCACCACTACTTTTTTGCGAGTATCTCACCACTCATTCAACACCACATCGAGTAAACCATCATCTTACAACCAATCACATACAAATTTAAACAACACGTCGTTACCTAGATGGCAAGCTTNNNNNNNNNNNNNNNNNNNNNNNNNNNNNNNNNNNNNNNNNNNNNNNNNNNNNNNNNNNNNNNNNNNNNNNNNNNNNNNNNNNNNNNNNNNNNNNNNNNNNNNNNNNNNNNNNNNNNNNNNNNNNNNNNNNNNNNNNNNNNNNNNNNNNNNNNNNNNNNNNNNNNNNNNNNNNNNNNNNNNNNNNNNNNNNNNNNNNNNNNNNNNNNNNNNNNNNNNNNNNNNNNNNNNNNNNNNNNNNNNNNNNNNNNNNNNNNNNNNNNNNNNNNNNNNNNNNNNNNNNNNNNNNNNNNNNNNNNNNNNNNNNNNNNNNNNNNNNNNNNNNNNNNNNNNNNNNNNNNNNNNNNNNNNNNNNNNNNNNNNNNNNNNNNNNNNNNNNNNNNNNNNNNNNNNNNNNNNNNNNNNNNNNNNNNNNNNNNNNNNNNNNNNNNNNNNNNNNNNNNNNNNNNNNNNNNNNNNNNNNNNNNNNNNNNNNNNNNNNNNNNNNNNNNNNNNNNNNNNNNNNNNNNNNNNNNNNNNNNNNNNNNNNNNNNNNNNNNNNNNNNNNNNNNNNNNNNNNNNNNNNNNNNNNNNNNNNNNNNNNNNNNNNNNNNNNNNNNNNNNNNNNNNNNNNNNNNNNNNNNNNNNNNNNNNNNNNNNNNNNNNNNNNNNNNNNNNNNNNNNNNNNNNNNNNNNNNNNNNNNNNNNNNNNNNNNNNNNNNNNNNNNNNNNNNNNNNNNNNNNNNNNNNNNNNNNNNNNNNNNNNNNNNNNNNNNNNNNNNNNNNNNNNNNNNNNNNNNNNNNNNNNNNNNNNNNNNNNNNNNNNNNNNNNNNNNNNNNNNNNNNNNNNNNNNNNNNNNNNNNNNNNNNNNNNNNNNNNNNNNNNNNNNNNNNNNNNNNNNNNNNNNNNNNNNNNNNNNNNNNNNNNNNNNNNNNNNNNNNNNNNNNNNNNNNNNNNNNNNNNNNNNNNNNNNNNNNNNNNNNNNNNNNNNNNNNNNNNNNNNNNNNNNNNNNNNNNNNNNNNNNNNNNNNNNNNNNNNNNNNNNNNNNNNNNNNNNNNNNNNNNNNNNNNNNNNNNNNNNNNNNNNNNNNNNNNNNNNNNNNNNNNNNNNNNNNNNNNNNNNNNNNNNNNNNNNNNNNNNNNNNNNNNCATGCCAGTTGTCTGTGTAGGATATAAATGGTTAGATTAACATGTTGCATTTTATGTGTAGCAAGTGAACCGATGAAAATCTGACAGGTCTCTACCGGCTCATCAAGAAACACCAATTTTGGGTCACCAATTAGAGCAATCGCAACACTTAACCGCCGTTTCATTCCACCACTGTAGCTACCTGCTCTAACATTAGCTGCCTGGCTGAGCTTCACTTGGGCTAGTGACTGTTCTGCTACCTGCATTGGATGAACAGAGAAAGATTAATATGCAAAACAATGGAGAGTGTTGGGGAGTAGTTGTCTATAGGTTCTTAAGAAACATACCGACTTGATTGTTGATGATGGCAACCCCTTGATGCTGGCAAACAACTCCATGTGCTCCTTAGCCGTCAATGCATCCCATAGGATGTCAAACTGCAAAGCAAACATATTTATCTTCCATTAAAACTGGACAGCGCCTGCATGATAATATGTGAATGAATGTTCAAAAGACCAACCTGCGGACAGACTCCAATCATTCTGCGAATATTAGACATACCCGCAGAGCTTCGAACGGAATGACCATAAATCAAAGCTGTCACATGTTCAAAGTGGCTTGTTAGCATATTCATAGTTACTGATAACATATCATATCACCAACCATTGCTGCAGGGAAGGAATGACACTGACCATCGCCGCCGGTAATTGGTGTGATACCAGTCAGACAACTGATTGTAGTTGTTTTACCAGCTCCATTTGGGCCAAGAAGACAAAATAGCTGGTCCTTCTCAAGGTTAACCCATAAGCCCTGGTGAGATTTATTAGGTGGTTAATATCATAGGAACCAAAGCTTGCTTGCTTTTAGTACTAGACTAGAAGATCACTGAGAGCTCACTTTGACAGAATGGAATGGCTTAGTTGTTTTGCACTTGCAGCAACCCATATTAAAACTTCCTGGATAGGTTTTCCGCAAGCCGTGTATTTGAACCGCAACACCAGGATCTACCTCATTGCCTGCAGCTTGTTCTTTTACTAGATTTTCCTCGGTAAGAACATCCTCATCAGTAGGGCTAGCATCATCAGCCGGCCGGTTCGAACCAAAACAGCTACAAAGGCCTCCCTCTGGAGTGGATCAATCAGATTAATGAGTATCGTTACATAATACAGCTAAAAACATGGTGAAGAACTACTGCACACTTAAATAAACTCTGACCTCGCATCTTGCCTCCTTTCCCTGTCCAGTATGAAGGCGTCAGAAAGTAAAACACTGACTTTCTAACACCATTGACATTTGGAATTATGTTGTCGAAGTAGATCGCCAGGATAAACCACAAGAAAAATGTGGAGATGAGCCATATGTAGATGTCATCCTGACAGATGTTTGCAAACAATCAGGGATTTAAGTTGCATAAGCACTAAAAGTAAATACCTGCTAATGAGCAAAGTTTTGTACATACTACTGTAATGACGCAGTCCGTCTCAAAGGATTGGCACGTTTTACGCTGGTTCCAGCTAATACCTTTGTCTTCTGGAGTTGCTGTTGCCTTACCTAGAATATTGAGGGCTTGGGCAAAAACATTAGGAGGAAAGAAGGACCATATTGTCCGGTAGTACGCCTCATAGGTATTTGAATATGGGAACCCGAAGGTTGTAACAAGCTGCACAAGCAAGTAACCAAGGGGTTTGCTTATTTTCTGACAACTTGAAATACTGTATCTGTAAGATGATGATTAAGCAAGCATTACCTGTGTCAAGAATCCAATGATGAATATTGCAAATCCAACAGTAGTAGCTGATGCTGCTTTTGCTACAAATGTGGATATCATGAAAGCAAAACCAAGCTGCAGAAATTATCATGAAGAAGACTGttaaggaaaaaagaaaaaaaacatttGTCTGCAGATTCTGATAGAAATTCAGAAAATTAATAAACAAAATTCATTCATGGAAGCATGATATTTATCTATATTTAACACTCCAAATAGAGACAAGCAAAACAAGCATACCGATCAGTATATATAGCTTACCATGTTCAGTTGGAAGAGGAAGAATAGGATGAATAAGATTCCAAAGCTATTGTTCAGGAAGAAGTCAAACTGGAACATCATCCCAAAGAGCACCGTGAAAAGTGCTGAGAGTAATGTAAGCAAGGCCTCCCAGGTAAGCCATGATAACCAATAAGCCGATTCATAGAGACCCATGATAGACATAGCCTGTGAATGGTACCAAACTTAATAGTGATGCCAAGCATGAAGCCATAAAAACCTCGACAAAAAAAAAAGATACACAAATCGTAGCATGCAGATGGAGAGACGGAAAAAGCTTGAACCTGACGAAGTTTAAGTTCTTTCTCTGTAACCAAGGCACTGATTTGGAAAACAAATCCAAACATTGCAATGGCAAGGAAGAAAGTTGGCCCTGCTTGGGCAATTGTAGAGAAGGTTTCAGTTGCTGGGTGAGCAAATTCCTTGAATCCCACAGTCCAGCTAAAATTTGGATCTGTCAATCATGAAATTTACTGTTATTCCCAAGTACTACTATAAAATGGAAGCAACACTTATTTATGCTGCATACATATAATCTGAAAATTGTTGCCAAAGGATATGAAAAGTGTGGTACTACATACTAATTTGTACGCGTGAAACAAAAGCATTCCTTAAAATACCACAGAAGCAGCAATACCTCTAAGAATCAGCCTTGCCATTTCTCTCTCAGCTGCAACTTGAAGCGGTATCTGGAACTTGAAGGTGGGGTCCTCATATGTTCCTCTTCGAGCTACTGGAGTGGAGTTTGTCTGAATACCATACGACATCTGGTTGGCATTTATATCTTGAAAATGCAAAGCGCCAGGGCAGCGCATCGGGTTTGCAAATAGCCAAGCATCGACTTCATCTGGAGTGCTAAAACCTAAGACCTGAGAAACTCACCATGAAACAATTTAGGTAGCATGTACTGTCGCATATCGAGTAATAAACAATTCAAGGGTGACCTGCAAAGTTGTTTGAGTAACCCTGAAGAAACTCAAGAACTTTAACTAGTCCACATGCTATAGGTTGCAGTTTATCACAAAATTCAAATTTATTCAACTGACAGTAAACTATTAGTTAAAATTTATTTTATCCCGAATACCATCCTTAATTTATTCAAGTTGTGTATGAAAAATAATGAAAAGCTTCAGCAGCTGAATTGAAGTATACTACTGTATTTCAGACCACAGTACAGAGGAAAACAGGGCCTGTACATTAGTTGATTTGACCATTACATTCAATTAACAAGAGGTTGTGGTTGCATTTAAAAATGTTTGCAAAGAAAACATATTATTTTTGAAAAATAAACCAACACCACTCTTTGATATCATCGTCTCTTCTGTGCTAAAGCAAGCATATTTTCAGTTAGATTCAAATCTACATTCACACCGTCTTCGTTTCCAAGGAAAGACATTGTGTACTCAGATAAATAAATTAAACTGTGGCACGAAAATGACATCAAAGTCATCTAAGACAAGCCAGAACTGAATTTGGCTGTTCCAGGTAGACCTGCATGCATCCAAGTAGAAACAAAATAGGCTCTTTTCCCCCAACATTTTCTTAGGAAAAATCGCAAAATTCTGGCATCCAAAGTGGGTGCCCACCGTTTGGTTGGAGTGCGGTGGTAAGCCAAATGGAAGCAAACCACATAGCGACATTGTCAACATCAAACCCAAATGATGATCTAAGTTCAACATCAAATCAGCGAATCTCCTCAAAAAGGCTTGAAGGATATATATATAAATTAAAAAATTGACGTCGCACATAAGCCGGTCCTCCACCAAAATCAAGTTTTCACCCAATAAGAAAGTTAAAATCTGTCTGTACCGAGCAGTAAAAAAACTGAAAACCTTCAGACCTGGGACCAAACCACAATGCTACTACATGAGTCCAAACAGTTCAGTCTGACGACCTCATGGAGCGGTTAAAATCAACTCAGTTCCTCAAAATAATTCAGGCAGTTTTCTCTCGACAAGAACGCACGGAGAATTTCGACCCCCCTCACCGAAAAAACCCCCAAATCGTCACGCTAAACGTGCGAGCAACCAACTCCGCGGCACGAAGACCGGCCGAACGCACGCCGCGAAATTAATCCACCACGAATAATTGCGCGCAGAGTCAAACCGATGACtggaaaaacaaaaaaacagaGGAATCAAATCTCTGACCTTCTCGGCGGGGATCGTCCGGCCGGGGTTGTTCCTGCGGATGGCGTCGACGAGCGCCGAGACGCgggcgctgccgccgccgctccAGAGGAAGTCGTAGCAGGGGGTCTTGACGAAGAACTTGTCCTCGCAGGGCGGGATGGGCGGCGCGACGAGCGCCTTGGGGTCGCGCACGTTCTGGTAGGCGGTGGTGTAGGAGAAGCGGGAGCGGACGGCGCGGTCGATGCAGAAGATGAGGAAGAtgaagaggagggaggagagcAGCTGCAGCGCCGACGAGCGCCGGTGGCGCCAGGCGAGCGCCGCGTTCTTGCGGAGCAGGGAGCGGTACTGCTGCCACGCCAGCGCCGGCCCGCTCAGGAGCTCCATCGGGGGTGGAGGTGGGGGTGGACTGGGGCCGGAGGAGTTCGAGTTCCCTGGGTCTCCGAGAATGGTTTGGGTATTTATTAGGGGGGCGACTGAAAACGGCCGGAAAACTGGAGGAGAGGCAGCCGCGCCGGACTGTCCTCCTGTCCTAGCTGTGTTCCTCAGTTTTTAACACCGGCCACCGTAGAGGACGGGGCGTCGACCTGTTAGCTGGGTAGCTGAGGTTGCTGCCAGCTCATCCGAGTTCGAGTCTTGGCACAGATACATGGTGTTTATGAAGTTTTTTCTGTAAAGAAAAGCCAATGAGGGTTGGTCCTTGGGTTGGTCTCATTTTTTTAACACCAGCCACCGTGGTGAGTATCGCACACAAGATATGCAGGAAATtagtgtactccctccgtttcttttttaCTCTGTAtgtatgagatttgtgttaagtcaaactttgcaaattTATATTTAAAATATCAACATTTACAATACTAGATAATGTAATATGAAACTGAATTCCATATTGAATCTAGTAATAGTAATTcggtattgtgaatgttgatactttgATCTATAAGTTTGGTCAAATACTTCCTTCGTTCCATAGTAAGTGTTGTAATTCTAAACTAAGCTTGAACTAACCTTAGTTTAAAACTGCGACGTTTATTTTGGATCGGGGAGAGCACAATTTATACAGTCCTCTCGTTTCTATTTACTCTGTATTAGTTCCGATATAACTCAAAGTTTATAGAGTTTGATCAAGTTTACAGAACATATTATACCCTTTCACAATAACGAATGCCCCCATCTGTATCAAAATATAAGACCTTCTTTTGACACTACCGTAGTGTCAAACATATATGATGTGAAAATATATTCTATGATCATTGTAACGGTATTGATTTGATATCGTGGATGTTAACATTTATTTTATATACTTCATCAACGTTTGACTTGAGACAAAGAtaatatgcaaagtaaataaTCCGCCCCAAAATATAAGGTGTGTTATTTTTTTAAGTCAAATATGTGCATGTTTGACCAAGTTTTGAGTACAATACCAAACTTTTATCACTAGATCCACCATGAAAAGTATTTTCATATTTTATTTATTGTGTATTGTAGATGCTTATATTTTATTCTAAAATCTTGGTCAAACATGCATAAGTTTGACTTGCGGCAAAACTGACGcaccttatattttggaacgAATGGAGTACTATTGGTTGTTATTTAAGATAATCTCATTTAGTTACTATTATGGATACTCCATTGTTGCGGGTATAAATTGGATTCTGGGGATTCATGAAGATATCTCTCACAATAAATACATACTATCCTACCAAGGCATGCATCATTAAATTAGTACTCCATGTATTACTCTTTGCATTCCTTAATGTAGTGTATATGTTTTTAAGATAAATTTTGTAAATTTGATCCGACAAGTTGGGAGTTGAGTCGCCGGTGTTGGAGGTGGATGATCTAGATGCGATGTCTAGATTAGATCTACTGAAGAGCTATTCTACGCTTCTAGCAATTCTGGAGTGAGCATAATTGGTTTGATGCCAACATTTGGCATTGCCAACATTCGGCAAAATCATAAGTTGCCAAAAGTTGGCAACTTTTTGTGAGATTGACAAGAAAATTTGGTAGCCAACCAATCGCTAGCCAGCATTTGGCATTTGCCAAATATTGGCATGCCAACTTTTGGCACCAAACCAATTATGCTCTTCCCTTCCCTTCTCTTGTTTGGTCGGGACCCTTATATAGGGCTCTTGGTCGGGTCCAGACCCTTATATAGTGCTCTTGGTTGGGGCCATCGTCCTCTGTCTCGATCTTCTTGGCATACAAGCATTAGACGTCTCTGTGTCTAGTAACTGCATGCGTTCTTTAAAGGAAACTAGGGGTGTCACCTTTGAGGAATTGGTCATCCAGGCACGACCCTCCCATACCGTGCACAAGCGGGAACATACGACCCACAATATAACATCTGATGCATAGGTAAGTGTTGAACCCACTCCCCCTCGATAAGCCCCCCCCCAACCCAATCAGTATGTGTAATGAGACCACGGGTGAGTTGCCAAGTCCTTCGCGTTGTCTTGTCATCGACAGGTGACTTGTTCCATGTTTACCCGGCCTTAGTCTAACACATTGTCTTTGTTAGACTGCTCGTCTGCCTCGCATTCCACCGTCACGTGGCTTCTTCCCTAAGAGACGTGAATTACGGGTGGTGCGCCTTTTGCCGCCTCGATCTGCCCTGCGCTTTTATCACTCATCGTTTTAGCTTTTGAGGATGTGTGGGGATGAGGCTTTATATTCTTCTTCTTTTATCCATCAGGAGATTATCACCCTGCCCCACCTTATTTAGATGCCATAGACAAGAAAAAAAACCTCATGGGTCCTAAGAAAATTGTTTTGAGGGGAAAATCTATCCTCCAAGAGAAAGGGAAGACTCCAATGGGGCACCCCTTGGTTGTTGAACAAAGAAAAACTCTACCAAAGTCGCCATATCGGCTCGATCGGCGTAATAACCGCCAATATGGTGTTTTGACCTAAGAGGTCACTTTAGCAGAGTTGACATCCGGACCGAGTCGCCATAATTTATGGAGGGCACTCCATATCGAGCCTACAAGCCTCCATATTTTGGAGACCGAGGGCGCTAGTTTGGAGGGCATTCCATCCGCCAACCGCTTGCGCCGGAAGGAATGTTTCAGGTCCCTCCTTAGGCTCCCGCGCCGGTCATCTCCTCTCCTTCCCCTTCTCTCTACTTCATGCCCACCAAAATTAGCACCTCGCTGCCCGGCAACCCGGAATCGGCACCCAATTGCCAGAATCGATACCCCACCATCGGAACGAGATCCTCTGACTTAGATCGATCTACTGCCGAGGGAAGTAGTACGCGTTGCGCCGTCCGTTGGCGATCTGACGACTCGCTGTGAGGTGCGCTCTTTCCTTCTCTCTCGTTCGTGTCCACACGAACACAAGCAGCCCATCCGGCCCAACAGGACGGCACCCATCGATTCATCGCCTGAGCTCTCGTCTCGTTAAAAAAAGGAACTCTCGCCTCGCCTTAGGGTTCGCCGGCGGGGAGGAGCAGCTCCGGGAGGACGGGACGCCGCCTAGCCGTGGAGGCGGCAGACAGCCGCCGCTTCGTCCAGGTGTCAGGCCGCCTAGCAGTGGAGGCAGCGGAGCCAGCAGCTGCCTCGTCCAGGGCGCGATGCGTCAGAGCCATCGAGGCCATGGAGCTGCGGAGCTGGCGCCGTCGAGGCCGTGGAGCTGCCGAGGCCACAAAGCCAACCTCGTCAAGGCTTCTGCGGCCCATCTGCTCTGCTGCTTGTACTGTATCTTGATGTACTAATGTTTTCAGAGTAAAAAGAGAGAAGCTACAGCAGCATTTTGAATGTTATGATTGAATTATTGTTCTAGTTTGTACTTCTACATTTGCATTGGTCCAACTTGGATGGTACTTGTACATGTGCAGAGTTGAACAGATTTGTATGGAAAATGTTTCTGCTTTCTTGAATGTTTGTTTTGGCTGAAGAATTGTTCCAGTAAATTTGAAAGCATATAACAAGTGTAGTTAATTAAAGAGGATAGCACCTGCTATTGACAATTTGTGAGCATGTCCTTCCAAGAATAAAATGATTTGCAAGTCATAATGCCTGCTTTGGCTGCTGAATGTAAATGAGCATGCATACAAAAATTGCAGGTGCATTGAACAAAATAGATGCCAACCCAGGGAGTATATCTCTGAAATGCATGAAAAAACTGATTGATCAACTAGAACCTAAACTGAACTGAATGGCCAAATTTCACAAAACCATGCTTGTTTGTGCTCTCATTCAAGTAAATAGCACATGGTTGCCCAAAAACAGTAGCACTTCACCACGACCCAGTAAATAGATCATCTGTAATTGGTCCCTGGAAATTGAATTAAATAAGTAAGTATTTATAAGAATAATTGCCATCCCCTAAATTTGTAGACTAATTATATGGGCAAGATTACCATCAAAAGTTGAGTAAAGCTAAGACTGTCCTTGTAATCTTGAGACTCCTTCATATTGTCCTTGTAAACTATAACATCTGCAACTTGTCCAACCTCTTGTTTCTTCTAATGAAAGAAAATTTGAGGGTTATGAGAATTGATGGGCAGAATATTAACATTGAAAAGACAATAGTTATTTAGAAACATACCTCTTCCTCGAACTGTGATGTAGTTTTGTTTTCTCTCTTTTTCCTAGCCTTGTGCTTCATCTCAAGCCAATTTCTTTTTCGTTTTGCACTTTTTGTTTCGATATCCTTTTTCTTTAGGCGTGCATTAGCCAACAAGTCATTTGGTGGGCTAGCATTTGTGGGAATAGTACATGGGTACCCAGATGTGCTTGTACATGCAGTAATT
Coding sequences within it:
- the LOC125533041 gene encoding ABC transporter A family member 2-like, whose translation is MELLSGPALAWQQYRSLLRKNAALAWRHRRSSALQLLSSLLFIFLIFCIDRAVRSRFSYTTAYQNVRDPKALVAPPIPPCEDKFFVKTPCYDFLWSGGGSARVSALVDAIRRNNPGRTIPAEKVLGFSTPDEVDAWLFANPMRCPGALHFQDINANQMSYGIQTNSTPVARRGTYEDPTFKFQIPLQVAAEREMARLILRDPNFSWTVGFKEFAHPATETFSTIAQAGPTFFLAIAMFGFVFQISALVTEKELKLRQAMSIMGLYESAYWLSWLTWEALLTLLSALFTVLFGMMFQFDFFLNNSFGILFILFFLFQLNMLGFAFMISTFVAKAASATTVGFAIFIIGFLTQLVTTFGFPYSNTYEAYYRTIWSFFPPNVFAQALNILGKATATPEDKGISWNQRKTCQSFETDCVITVDDIYIWLISTFFLWFILAIYFDNIIPNVNGVRKSVFYFLTPSYWTGKGGKMREGGLCSCFGSNRPADDASPTDEDVLTEENLVKEQAAGNEVDPGVAVQIHGLRKTYPGSFNMGCCKCKTTKPFHSVKGLWVNLEKDQLFCLLGPNGAGKTTTISCLTGITPITGGDALIYGHSVRSSAGMSNIRRMIGVCPQFDILWDALTAKEHMELFASIKGLPSSTIKSVAEQSLAQVKLSQAANVRAGSYSGGMKRRLSVAIALIGDPKLVFLDEPTTA